A window of the Sandaracinaceae bacterium genome harbors these coding sequences:
- a CDS encoding protein kinase, with the protein MDPSANDAAAMDARLLGRTLGESYRVLRRIGSGGMGQVYEAEHTVLGRRFALKVLDTERLTRRDATARFFAEARAASQIEHPNIVDVVNFVTDGPFIALVMERLRGESLAERLARGPLPTDDAVRVLEQLCDALAATHAAGILHRDLKPANVFLCEGSDGPHAKVLDFGISKLKPDRTAEQDAQAAGLTTTGQLLGTPRYLSPEQARGALELDERCDVYSAAVVLFEMLAGTPPFEGQNAFQLIWKHGNERAPRLSDRAPAVGTAFDAVLARALEKDPGARYPSMRALRDAVRAAMTVAEPHPGFHESDAPAATRPEAPAPPQRPRRASSRRVVALAGLAGSAALLVTLFASAGSIRGAVASHVTAPPTAGHAPGRSASPASTRRADRPTHPEVRSEDDTASAPGQVAADGLPPPPSRTTTGDRAPSEVQVEVSVTPAHARVSVDGAEAEPVEGPLTLPRQTAVTLTFSAPGYATEVRTLTPAEGLALQVTLSRRRGAGRPSTSPIKQHF; encoded by the coding sequence ATGGACCCTAGCGCGAACGACGCCGCCGCGATGGACGCCCGCCTGCTCGGGCGGACGCTGGGTGAGTCGTACCGCGTGCTCCGACGCATCGGCTCGGGCGGGATGGGACAGGTCTACGAGGCAGAGCACACAGTCCTCGGGCGCCGCTTTGCGCTCAAGGTGCTGGACACGGAGCGCCTGACGCGACGGGACGCGACGGCGCGCTTCTTCGCGGAGGCGCGCGCGGCGAGCCAGATCGAGCACCCCAACATCGTGGACGTGGTGAACTTCGTGACGGACGGGCCGTTCATCGCGCTCGTGATGGAGCGCCTGCGCGGGGAGAGCCTCGCCGAGCGGCTGGCGCGCGGTCCCCTGCCCACGGACGACGCCGTGCGCGTGCTCGAGCAGCTGTGTGACGCGCTGGCCGCGACGCACGCGGCCGGCATCCTGCACCGCGATCTGAAGCCGGCCAACGTCTTCCTGTGCGAGGGCAGCGACGGGCCGCACGCGAAGGTGCTGGACTTCGGTATCTCCAAGCTCAAGCCCGACCGTACGGCGGAGCAGGACGCGCAGGCCGCTGGGCTGACCACGACGGGACAGCTGCTGGGAACGCCCCGCTACCTCTCGCCCGAACAAGCCCGTGGTGCGCTCGAGCTGGACGAGCGCTGCGACGTCTACTCGGCGGCAGTGGTGTTGTTCGAGATGCTCGCGGGGACCCCTCCGTTCGAAGGACAGAACGCGTTCCAGCTGATCTGGAAGCACGGCAACGAACGCGCCCCACGCCTCTCGGACCGCGCCCCGGCGGTGGGCACCGCCTTCGACGCCGTGCTCGCGCGCGCGCTCGAGAAGGACCCCGGCGCACGCTACCCGAGCATGCGCGCGCTGCGTGACGCGGTACGCGCGGCCATGACCGTCGCGGAGCCGCACCCAGGGTTCCACGAGAGCGACGCGCCAGCTGCGACGCGCCCGGAGGCCCCGGCACCTCCCCAACGACCGCGTAGGGCCAGTTCGCGGCGGGTCGTGGCCCTCGCGGGGCTGGCGGGCTCGGCGGCGCTCTTGGTGACGCTGTTCGCGAGCGCCGGGAGCATCCGCGGCGCCGTCGCGAGTCATGTCACGGCGCCCCCCACGGCCGGCCATGCTCCAGGGAGGTCCGCTTCCCCGGCGTCCACACGCCGTGCCGACCGGCCGACCCATCCAGAAGTCCGCAGCGAAGACGACACAGCGTCGGCCCCCGGACAAGTCGCGGCGGACGGCCTACCTCCGCCCCCCTCGCGGACGACGACTGGCGACCGCGCTCCGAGCGAAGTGCAGGTCGAGGTGTCGGTGACGCCTGCGCACGCGCGGGTGTCTGTCGATGGCGCCGAAGCGGAGCCCGTCGAGGGCCCCTTGACGCTCCCTCGACAGACCGCGGTGACGTTGACCTTCAGCGCCCCGGGCTACGCGACCGAGGTACGCACGCTGACGCCCGCCGAGGGGCTCGCGCTGCAGGTGACGCTCTCTCGGCGCCGGGGCGCTGGGCGACCCTCGACGTCACCCATCAAGCAACACTTCTGA